In Treponema vincentii, a single window of DNA contains:
- a CDS encoding tyrosine-type recombinase/integrase — MENGETFEAYLKKSNLSQNTLTSYVWTVKYYTEHYDSVSKENLLAYKGYLIEFFKPKTVNLRIQGINKYLQFIHKEQLQLKFVKVQQKNFLENVISNADYQFLKSSLKKDGNREWYFVVWFLAATGARVSELIQIKVEHVKLGYFDLYSKGGKLRRLYIPKILKEEALQWLESVGRQSGYLFLNRFEKHITTRGIAQQLKSYARKYGINEKVVYPHSFRHRYAKNFLEKFNDISLLADLMGHESIETTRIYLRRTASEQRELVDSIVTW; from the coding sequence ATGGAAAACGGCGAAACTTTTGAAGCGTATCTGAAGAAAAGCAATCTTTCTCAGAATACTCTTACATCCTATGTATGGACAGTTAAATACTACACAGAACATTATGATTCTGTCAGCAAAGAAAATCTGCTTGCATACAAAGGCTATCTGATTGAGTTCTTTAAACCGAAGACGGTGAATTTAAGGATTCAGGGAATTAACAAGTATTTACAATTTATCCACAAAGAACAGTTGCAGTTAAAGTTTGTAAAAGTTCAGCAGAAAAACTTTCTTGAAAATGTTATCAGCAATGCGGACTACCAGTTTTTAAAATCGAGTCTTAAAAAAGACGGAAATCGTGAATGGTATTTTGTTGTATGGTTCCTCGCAGCTACAGGAGCTCGTGTCAGCGAACTTATTCAAATAAAAGTTGAGCATGTAAAATTAGGATATTTTGATCTATATTCAAAGGGAGGAAAACTGAGGCGTCTTTATATTCCAAAAATTTTGAAGGAAGAAGCCTTACAATGGCTGGAATCCGTCGGGCGACAATCCGGCTATCTGTTTTTAAATCGCTTTGAAAAGCATATTACCACTCGTGGTATTGCACAGCAGCTAAAAAGTTATGCCAGAAAATACGGAATAAATGAAAAAGTTGTCTATCCGCATTCATTCAGGCATCGTTATGCAAAGAATTTCCTTGAAAAGTTCAATGATATTTCCCTTCTTGCCGATTTGATGGGGCATGAAAGTATCGAAACAACACGCATTTATTTACGCCGTACTGCAAGCGAACAGCGGGAACTGGTTGATAGCATTGTAACGTGGTAA
- a CDS encoding type II toxin-antitoxin system VapC family toxin, which produces MMKILCDTHILIWFLTGDDQLSVKARAIIENEENEIYFSLVSVWEISIKHSRKPEQMSLSPKRFIELCESQGFVEYPIERRHILAVDTLQRPIHTPEHHDPFDKLLLSQAKIDKLTFITHDSLIPDYNEPCIVAV; this is translated from the coding sequence ATGATGAAAATTCTTTGCGATACACACATTTTGATTTGGTTTTTAACAGGAGATGATCAGCTTTCAGTAAAAGCACGTGCCATTATAGAAAACGAGGAAAATGAAATTTATTTTTCTCTTGTGTCTGTATGGGAAATCAGTATAAAACATTCACGCAAGCCGGAACAGATGAGCCTGTCACCTAAAAGATTTATAGAATTGTGTGAAAGTCAGGGATTTGTAGAATATCCAATAGAACGGAGGCATATTCTTGCAGTCGATACGCTGCAGCGTCCTATACATACGCCGGAACATCATGATCCGTTTGATAAACTTCTACTTTCACAAGCAAAAATTGACAAATTGACCTTTATTACACATGATTCACTCATTCCGGATTACAATGAGCCATGCATTGTTGCTGTGTAA
- a CDS encoding restriction endonuclease subunit S, with amino-acid sequence MKDIEDEIPFAVPEGWAWCRLGEIINIKSGDAIKVRENQSGKYPIYGGNGITGYYSEFNIDIPTMIIGRVGFNCGTIHITKGKAWITDNAFITTFNTAYCDLTFLSFALQFLNLSNYSNSTAQPVISGKSIYPIFLALPPLTEQHRIVTAIEAIFTQIDLMEQNKADLQTAVKQVKSKILDLAIHGKLVKQDPADEPASVMLERLRAEKEAKIAAGEIKRGKNDSYIYRKPTDNSYYQKYADGCEENISDEIPFDVPEGWTWCRLPEVCRKPITDGTHNSPSNSASGDFLYITAKNIKNLAICLDDATYISKEIHESIYSRCSPELNDILLTKDGTIGEVAVNNLNYPFSMLSSIALIKPSNEILSWFLAYILISDLLQNKMKKEAKGSALKRIILAQINDFLIPLPPLAEQQRIVTKIEKLFAQLDSIIAALAD; translated from the coding sequence GTGAAGGATATTGAAGATGAAATTCCGTTTGCTGTACCGGAGGGCTGGGCGTGGTGCAGATTGGGGGAGATTATAAATATAAAATCTGGAGATGCAATAAAAGTTCGAGAAAATCAATCGGGTAAATATCCTATTTATGGTGGAAATGGTATTACTGGTTATTATTCAGAATTTAATATAGATATTCCTACAATGATAATTGGGCGTGTAGGTTTTAATTGTGGAACCATTCATATTACAAAAGGAAAAGCATGGATAACTGATAATGCATTTATTACAACATTTAATACCGCATATTGTGATTTAACATTTTTATCATTTGCATTGCAATTTTTAAATTTAAGTAACTATTCTAATTCAACAGCACAACCTGTTATTTCTGGTAAATCTATTTATCCAATTTTCTTAGCTCTTCCCCCACTCACTGAGCAGCACCGCATCGTTACAGCAATCGAAGCAATCTTTACACAAATCGACCTGATGGAACAAAACAAAGCAGACCTGCAAACAGCTGTCAAACAGGTAAAGTCAAAAATTCTTGACCTTGCAATTCATGGAAAACTGGTGAAGCAAGACCCTGCCGACGAACCTGCAAGCGTGATGCTGGAAAGACTGCGTGCTGAAAAGGAGGCTAAAATCGCAGCCGGAGAGATAAAACGCGGCAAGAATGATTCGTATATCTATAGGAAGCCTACTGATAATTCTTATTATCAAAAATATGCCGATGGCTGCGAGGAAAATATTTCTGACGAAATCCCGTTTGATGTACCGGAGGGGTGGACGTGGTGTAGACTGCCCGAAGTATGCAGAAAGCCAATTACTGATGGTACGCATAATTCACCATCGAATAGCGCCTCAGGAGACTTTCTTTATATCACAGCAAAGAATATAAAAAATCTAGCCATTTGCTTAGATGATGCAACGTATATTTCTAAAGAAATACATGAGTCTATTTATAGTAGATGTTCACCTGAGTTGAATGATATCTTATTAACTAAAGACGGAACTATTGGAGAAGTTGCTGTTAATAATTTAAATTATCCTTTTAGTATGTTATCAAGTATTGCTCTTATCAAACCTTCAAATGAAATTTTATCTTGGTTTCTAGCATATATTTTAATATCTGATTTATTACAGAATAAAATGAAAAAAGAGGCAAAAGGTTCTGCATTAAAACGTATTATTCTTGCTCAAATAAATGATTTTCTCATCCCTCTCCCCCCGCTTGCTGAACAACAAAGAATTGTGACTAAAATTGAAAAGCTATTTGCTCAGCTTGATTCTATTATAGCTGCACTGGCAGATTAG
- a CDS encoding DUF2281 domain-containing protein has protein sequence MSYEQYAQIETQVLEMPYEQKIQLLFMIADNLKNTKVVEPVHSQIKTVKRCFGIAKGEFSYPRNFDEDNGEIAKLFGAV, from the coding sequence ATGTCCTATGAACAGTATGCGCAAATAGAAACTCAGGTTTTAGAAATGCCTTATGAACAGAAAATTCAACTTCTTTTTATGATTGCAGATAATTTAAAAAATACAAAGGTTGTTGAACCTGTTCATTCGCAGATTAAAACAGTAAAACGCTGTTTTGGTATTGCAAAAGGTGAATTTTCGTATCCGAGGAATTTTGATGAAGATAATGGCGAGATTGCAAAACTTTTTGGAGCTGTATGA
- a CDS encoding restriction endonuclease subunit S, with the protein MLRTNNKYIFNEYVFWFIKTDIFIKEGINNFTGAVGKQRIGKEFIAETLIPIPPLNEQVKICRTINTLMKKLDEISLNIV; encoded by the coding sequence ATATTACGAACAAACAATAAATATATTTTCAATGAATATGTATTTTGGTTTATAAAAACAGATATTTTCATAAAGGAAGGAATCAATAATTTTACCGGTGCTGTAGGAAAACAGAGAATTGGAAAAGAATTTATTGCAGAAACTCTTATTCCAATTCCACCGTTAAATGAACAGGTCAAAATATGTAGAACTATCAATACATTAATGAAAAAATTAGATGAGATCTCTTTGAATATCGTCTAA